TATCGGAACTGGGCTATTTATACAAGAAATTCCCGCTAGTTACAGCAGTGTTGGTGTGCATTTTTCCAGGCTCGGTAACGGCGTCCACGGGCGCCCCTCTACCAGCATCGCCCACTGCGCAGCGGAGAGTTCTATGGCACCGGCATCGGCGCGGGGCCAATGGAGTCGTCCCTGATCCAGACGGCGATACACCAGCCAGAAGCCCAGTCCATCCCACAGTAACAATTTCAGACGATCCCCTCGGCGGTTGCGAAAGACAAAAGCATGACCGCAAAAAGGATCGGCAGCCAATACCCCCTGTACCTTGGCCGCCAGGCCATCAAAGCCTAACCGCATATCTACGGGCGCTGCCGCGAGCCAGATCCGGCTGCTCGAATTTAGCCACATGGTCTTTCCAGAATCTGCACCAAGGTCTGGAGCCAGCTGGTATCTACCGGCGCCGCAAGCTTCAGGCTACGACCGGATAACAGGTGAATTTCCACCGGTGAAACAGGCGTCCTGACCGGCGCGGCCAGAGTTACCGGCAAAAACCCTTCGGGCACGGCGGACAGCAACGGCGTTTGTACAGAATCGGCAAAGCGTTTGCGCCAGTAATGCAGCGTGGCTACGGCGATCCCCGCCTGCGCACAATAATTCTTGACCGACTGTCCGCTCGCCTGAAATCCCTCTACCTGCTGCCGCCAATAAGCGACTTTCTCTTCTTTCTTCATCACCATCCCTCCGCGCTGAATGCAGATCAGGATCGGTCAGGTCAGGAAATTTGGGAAGGTGGGTTGCTTAGACGCTTACGCGGAAGCGGTCGTTCACATCTAGACTGGAATGGGTAATATCTGCCAGACACGGTCAACCTTGACGCGACTACCCCCCTTAATCTATAAATTCTAGATTGTTAAAGACCATTTTTACCTCTTCCTCACCATATTTTCGCTCCAATCGTTTGATTGTAAAATGGCCAGTAGCCATATCTTGATAATGGTCTATAAATAGCGTGTTTATAGTTGCACCACCAGCAGCACCAATAATTGGAATTAGCTGTGCCATAGCCATTTCAGAAACCTGCACATTAAATCTAACAGTTATCTTAGTTACAAGATTTATCAGAGCCGGAATATTGCTAGAAGCAATCTCTGTTACATTTTTTGAAGAAAGATATGATGCCGCTTCAGTTATCAAACTGGCTAGTGAAGCTCTTATTGCATAATAAGATGAATCACCAAGGTTTTCAGAGGACTTTCCAGCGCCAAAAGAAAAAACTGATAAGCATTCAAGCATTACATCATCTTGTTTTATGTTTTCCCCATTCTCTCTTGCTATATCCGCAATAGATCTTAACATTATGGTTGTTGATATTGGTAACTCTACTGCTATAGCCATTACGCCAAACGCTCCGCCAATAGCTCCAGTAGCTGCTGCAGCCATCATATGTAATCCTTTTCTTGATTTTTTTTGTTCGGAATCCAGAGTCCTAAGAGCAACTTCAAGCGCTTTATTTAATGATGCATTCGTAGCTTTTGCTATTTTTTCCTGTACATTTTTAGGCAAGATGTTGATGCCTGATTCTATCGGCTTCCCAATCACATTAGTTATTTTAACTATAAATGGTGAACCATCTAAAATACTTTTAGCATTTATTATCTCATCAATTTCTTCTTTTTTTATTTTTGTTTTAATTTTGGCTGGCAGCCTGTATTTTAAATCCTTATTGGTTGCTCTTAAATGTTGCCCAGACGCCGCCGTTGCAAAGTTTTTAATAAGACTTATAGCCCCATCTATTTTATTCTCATTATCAGAATATATTGTAGAAGCGTTTTTTGCTGCATCTAACGCTTTGCCAGTGATATCTTTCAATGTCATATCATACCCCGTTTGTTGTGATTCGTATTTTATTGGTTGGCTTTTCTTTGCTGTGATGGGCTTGGACGGTTTATTCATTGTCGGTAATTAAGCGCAGGAGCGCGATAATTTCGCTGCCAGAATCCAACACCCACCCATAACCAGCCATATTTCAAAGATGCCTCTTTGTCCGGTTTGGCCGAAGTCCGGGCGCTGACTATTCCCACCTTGAATGGCCGCTTTGGGTCATTTGCCTCCCGCTGCTGAATGTCTGCAAGCAGTCTTGAACTGCCGTTCAGCCTGGCCCCGCTGCCAGCGATTTTACCACCGATCATGGAGTAGCCCGATTCAACGACGGCACCAAGTCTTCGGAGTGTGCATCCTTCTTCAAGGCATTGCCGTCGTCAGGCATCCTCCTTCCCTCTGGGTTCCACGTCAATCAGATTTCGGGCAACTACCCCTCATAGCCAAAATACCACAACTTTTCGTGGCTTCTCACCTTTCCTGCGGATGCGCTGCTCGATGTGCCCCGTGATCTCTCCGCCAGCGTCGAGCTTTTGCAGTACGGCATCCCGATTGCCGTCTTTGCGATAAAGCCATCCAAGAGGCGTTTGCGGGTAACCTCCCAGCCAAATCCCCACCGCATTAGGATCATAGGGATTGGCTGTATCCCGAGCAACCCGAACCTGGTTATCCGCTGGAATGCCAGACAGGCCAGAAGCTTCAGGGAACTCCTGGTTAAACGCAAGATTTGAAATTCGTCGCATGGTTACTAGCTATAGCTTGCGGAACCAGCCACCGGAGCATTAGCCCCGGTCCTGTTGCAGCCCAAAGTCGCCATGCAGGCCGTAACAAAAGCACCTTTGAACATCGGGCATTCCTCCATATCAGAACCCGCTTGGGTATAGATCAAAGAATCTGGAGATACCTGAAGAGGCGCACCCGAGTCCGATCTATACCTGGCCAGGAATCAGACTCAGAGTGAGGGTGAGAGGGATGAACTACGAGGAAATCGAGATCCCAGACGAGCTGCTTTGTGGGGGAGCTTTTATCGAGGGCGGGGCGCCAGACCTGCTCATCGCCGCGGCTTGGGCCATAAATGGGTATCGGTGCCCTGTTGACCATTTGCAGCAAGTAGAACCAGAGGAAGACATCGATGATGCGGAGTGAATTAACTCTCAACGCGATCCCGCAAGACCTTAGAAAAGAACTTGTCTTACTGGCCGACTTGCTCCCAGAGCAAAGCCCATTGCCATATACAAAGGCCAAACTCCTGGTACTGTCTTGGAGCAGGCTCGGCCAGGATGCCCTGGCCTGGGCCGGAGCAAACCTGATCATCAAGATTGATCCAGCCCCCTACGAATCTGGAGATCCGGCATACGGCCCCACTCCCATGCAGGCAGTGAACCGATCGGTTGACCTTTGGAAGCCGTTCACACTTGAGCACTGGCGAGAACATGTGCGAGAAATGAGCCTGTTCGACCTGGCTGTTTACCTGAAACTGAAGGTGGGAACGTGGGGAACGACGCCGATAGCCCGCCGGCGGCATGTCACAAAAGATCGGCTTGATGATCTTGGACTTGGGTGTCAGATTCACCCTGCCAACTCGACTACCTCGCTCTTCATATGTGGCGAGCGATCGCTGCTTGAGATTGTTGAATTAGACCTTGCGGACCAGATCAAGTGATGTTTTGCGCACCACTTTGGAGCTGGCTGGCCATGTCGGATTTGTACCGCGCGGAGGGACATTGGTGGTGTGGGCCGGAGCGCAGATCTGCTTAGTAGTGACGGCAGAGGTTGAGTGCAGTCTGAGTGCAATTTGTTGCACTCTACTGGCTGTCAACGCCTTTCAGTTCCTTTTTAAATAAGTATCCACAAGCATGCAAATGCCTTCACACGGCAGGGGTCGCAGGTTCGAACCCTGCACCGCCCACCAGATAAAACAAAATGTTAGGCGCTACCACGAGCGCCTTTATTTTTCTCTGTGTAATTTCTGGCGTAAATCCGCTAAAAGCCGCGTCCATAGCCTTTCTCTGGGCTGGAGCCCTACGCCCAAGGCGGGTACGGTCTTCGCCTTGGTTTATACCTTAGCTACAAGTCGCGACGACGGCTCGACCGGCGGGATCGGGGTTTCCATGTGAGTTGGTTGGCACTCATAACCCGTCTTGCCTCGCCAGTTCTTTGAGTGCGTAAATCAGGTCTAGGGCCTGTCTGGGGCTGAGTTGGTCCGGTTCCACCTGGCTCAATCGGTGTACCGCCGGATGGGGAGCGGCCTGGAAGAGGGAGAGTTGGGCGGGCGCCGGTTGGCTGAGCGACGGCCTGGAACTTTCTTCCAGTTGACGGAGGCGTTGGCGGGCGCGCTGCACAACCGGGTCAGGAACCCCGGCAAGCCGGGCGACCGCCAGTCCATAACTCTGCGCGGCTGGACCACTCTCTACCCGATGTAGAAACACGACCTGATCGCCTTGTGTCAGAGCGTCGAGATGGGCATTGCGCAAACCGGGCATATCCAGCTCCGTCAATTCAAAATAGTGAGTGGCAAAAAGTGTGCGGGCGCCCCGTTCCGCCAGGGCTTCCGCTGTGGCCCAGGCGATGGACAGGCCGTCGTGGGTGGCCGTACCCCGACCGATTTCATCCAGAATCACCAAGCTTTGTGCCGTGGCGAGATGGAGGATACGCGCCGTTTCGCTCATTTCCACCATGAAGGTGGAACGACCTCCGGCGAGATCGTCGGCGGCGCCGATACGGGTGAAAATCTGGTCGATGGGGCCGATGATCGCTTCGCGGGCAGGCACCCAACTGCCGATGTGGGCGAGCAGGACGATGAGCGCCGTTTGCCGCATGTAGGTGGATTTGCCGCCCATATTGGGACCGGTAATGAGCAACATACGCCGTTCTTCGTCAAAATCGAGATCGTTCGGGACAAAATTGCTGCCAATCTGAGCTTCGACGACCGGATGACGGCCGTCATGGATGTGTAACACCGGTTCCGCGACGAAATGCGGGGCGCTCCAGTGCAGGGTGACGGCGCGCTCGGCCAGTGTGCTGAGCGCGTCCAGTTCGGCGACTGCGGCCATGGCGTCCTGTAAGGCCGGCACCTCGGGTGATAGGGTTTCCAGCAGTTGCGTGAAGAGCAGACGTTCCCGGCTCAGGGCCAGACTTTCCGCCGAGAGGGCCTGGTCTTCAATCGCTTTCAATGCATCATTGATGTAACGTTCGGCGTTCTTGGTGGTCTGGCGGCGGCGATAGTCGTCGGGAATGGGGCCCTGGTAACTGCGGGCGATTTCGATATAAAAACCATGTACCCGGTTGAACTGGATTTTGAGCTGAGCGATGCCGGTGCGCTGGCGCTCCTGCTGCTCCAGGTCACGCAGCACCTCCTGCAGATTCCGGCTGAGTTGCTGCAGGCGATCCAGCTCCGCATCGTGGCCGGCACGGATGTAGCCTCCATCCCGCTGGGTCATGGGTGGAGTGTCCACCAGGGCCTTTTCCAGCAGGATGCGGAGGCTGACGAAAAGCGCTATGCGCTCATGAAAGACGTCCAGGGCGGGATGCCCTGTTTCCTGGAGGACGAGCCGCAGTCCGGGGAGTGCCTGGAGGGTGCTGCGGAGCTGGGCGAGATCGCGGGGGCTGGCGTTGTTCAGGGCTATGCGGGTGAGAATGCGTTCGGCGTCCGCGATACCGTGCAAGGCTTTCTGAATGGCAACCGGTCCGCTGCCTGGGGTGAGTGCGGCGACGACTTCCTGGCGGGCCGCCACCACGGGTCCTTGCCGCAGCGGCCGCAAGAGCCAGCGGCGGAGCAGGCGCGCACCCATGGTGGTCTGGGTTTTTTGCAGCAAGGCGAGCAGCGTAGGGCCATTCCCATGCATGCTTTCCACCACCTCCAGCGCCCGTAAAGCGGTTGCGTCGAGATGGAGCTCCTCCTCGGCGCGCTCCGGATGAATCCGCTGGATTTGGCTCAGACTGCTGCGCAACCGAGTCTCGGCATAGTTCAGGAGTGCGGCGGCAGCGCGCAGGGCGAGGGGCCAGTCATTACACCCGAAACCCACCAGCCGTTCTCCGAAATAGCGTTCAAGTACTGCATCGCAGCGTCGCGTCTGAAAGCCGGTTTTCTCCAGAAATTGCAAGTTTTTCGGGTCGATTCCAGGGGGGACCGACGTATCTTCCGGGGCGATGATTTCGGCGGCAGGGCGGCGCGCGAGCATATCCGCGACAGCCGTGTCGGCCACTTCACGCACCATGAGGCGGCCGCCGGCGGCGTCCAGCCAGGCCATGCCGCAATGTGTGCCTTCCGGACACAGGGCGAGCAGCAGGGGCTCCTGTCCGCCATCCAGCAGGGCACCGTCAATGATGGTGCCGGGGGTGATGATCCGCACTATGGCGCGTTCCACCGGACCCTTGGCAGTAGCGGGGTCGCCGATCTGCTCACCGATGGCCACTCGTTCGCCCAGACGCACCAGTTTGGCGAGATAGCCATCTACGCTCTGGACGGGTACCCCGGCCATGGGGATGGCCCGTCCCGCGCTCTGCCCGCGGCTGGTGAGAGTGATGCCGAGGAGCGGGGCGGCCTTTTCGGCGTCGTCAAAAAATAGTTCGTAGAAATCCCCCATGCGGTAGAACAGCAGGGCATCCGGGCACTGTTCCTTGAGCTCGAAGTACTGGCGCATCATGGGGGTGTGCCGAAGGGCGCCGGGATCATTCACCGGGCCGGCGCCCCGTTCCCGCTCCGCAAGCGGCGGGGCGGGTGTGCTGCGCTGTTCCATCGCGACGGGTTGCTTGTTTTTCGGCTCAGGCCGATGCCATCCGATAGATCTCGTCCTTGAGGGCGAGGCGGCGTTTTTTCATTTGTTCCAGCACGCTCTCGCCGGCGGTAGCATCGTTGCGCTCGATATGTTCGATTTCCGCGGTGAGGGCGTTGAACTCGTCAAGGGCCTTGGCAAAGTGCACATTACTTTGTTGCAGGACATCCATGTGGGCCGCGAGTTGGGGAAATTCCTTTTTCAGATCCTGGTGTTCCGTTTGCATCTTGCGCTCCTTCCGGTTGCCTGGGCCCGAGATCAGGCCTAGGGTGCTAGCCTACGAACTGCAAATTAGCATTGTGCCCGTTGGCTGGGCAAGCGTCTGCGTCCTTGTGGTTGAAGGAAACGGGAGTGGGCGTTACCATGAATAACAGCAAATATGACTTCAAGGGCTCCAAGACGATCAGGAAACGGGAGGTGCAAGCCAGCATCCAGGGGATCAACTGCGGGTGTCGGGCAAGCGCAGGGACAAGTTGCAGACGATCATTGCCGCTTGCGCGGGCAGGGTTTTCGGTTCCGCCCCTACGGTTCAGTAATTTTCGGGATTGACCATGAAAGACGCTGTCCTGCGGGCTAGGCACTCCTTGATGCCCACAGATCGTCCTTCGACCGGGCCGACGCTGCGGGCCAGTAAGGGGCGGTTTCGGCTTCTGCAGGTCTTGGGCGGCGATGGCCGTGGCGGGGCGGACCAGGTTGCCCTGGCGTTGGCCGATGGCCTGCACGAGCAGGGTTTTGCGGTGGCGTTCTTCGTGCCTGAGGGCTTCGTGCGCCATCAGCGGGAGCGCCTGCGCGGGCGGGCGGTCACCGTTGCCCAGTCATTTTCCCCCTTCAGCGTAGCGACCCTGGGGGCCCTGCGCCGGGCGGCGCAAGGGACTGATCTGGTGCTTACCCATGATTCCCCGGCCCGGCATCTGACCCTGACGGCCAAGGCCCTGGGTGACCTGCAAGCCCCTTTGTGGTTCATGCGTCATTGCATCGTGCGCCCGCCGGCCCTGCCCTGGGCGCCTTGGCAGCGGCTCTGGGTGGCGCATCAACTGGCCGCCAGCGAAGTGATCGCCGAGAGTCTCGTCGCCAGTGGCTATCCTGCCCAGCGGGTCACCCGTCTTTATGCGGGCCGCGATCTCTCGTCTTTTTTCACGGCAGACTCTCCGACCATCGGCGTGCTGCGGGGCCGTCTCGGCCTTGATCTCCATCCGGCGCCTTTTTGCATCGGCATGGTGGCCCGTTTCGATCGCTGGTCGGGCTGGCATCCCGAGGTGGCGCATCCCAAAGGCTTTGATGTGCTTTTCGCAGCCCTGTCGCGGCTGGATTTTCCCTATCGCGTCCTGCTGCTGGGTCCGCCTCATCCAGAAGACCACGAAGCCCTGCGCGCCATGGCCCAGATCCACGGCGCGCGTCCCGACTGGCTGATTTTTCTCGGCTTTCAGAATGACATCTCGGCCTATTATGGGCTGATGGATGTGAATGTCCTACCCTCGCGGCGCGAGGGGCTGGGTCTGGCGCTGGTGGAAGGACTGGCCGCCGGGGTGCCGGTGTTGGGTAGTGGCAGCGGCGGTATTCGCGAAGTGATCCGGGATGGGCACAATGGTTTTTTCTTTCCGGAGGGTGACGCTGTCGCCCTGGCAGGTCTGTTGATCCGGCTGGCGCAGGATCCGGAGTTGCGGCGGCGCCTGGGTGAGGAGGGCAGACGACAACTGCAGGAGGCCGCCTTTGATGAAGGCCACCTCGTGGATGGTTTTATGGACTGTTTGGCACGGGAGCATCCGGTCTCTGTGCAAGGCGAGAGGATGCCGTAACGCGGTGGGGGAAAGGGCAGTGGGGTGTAGGCGCGGTATCATCACAGGAGCGCAACGGGTGGAAGCAGTGGAACAGCAATTGCAGGCATTGGTGGGGCGGCCGCCCTGTTCAACCGCGAGGTAGTGTTTCCCTGGCGACGATGGTGGGATGCCAAGGCGGATGCGGCCCCAAGGATGACCGCAGGGCGGATGGTGTGTGCCATGCTTGCGGAAGCATCGTCCTTCCCGCCGCGCGCAGGAAGGACGCCGGGATCAATTGCGGTTGCCGCCGAAAATTTCGAGCAGCGCCATGAAGAGGTTGATGATATCCAGATAGAGACCGACGACCAGCAGGACTGGCTCCTGAATGCCGCCGCGAATCATCCGCTGGGTGTCAAAAAGGATCAGGCCGCTGAAGACCAGCACCAGGACGCCCGCAATGGCGAGTTGCAACGCGGGGATGTGCAGTAAGAAGATGTTCAGCAGAGAGACCACGATGGCCAGCACCAGACCGGTGATCAGGAAACCGCCGATGTTGCTGAAATCCCGTCGTGTGGTGACTGCATAGGCGGAAAGTCCGACAAACATGGCTGCGGTAGTACCCAGGGCTTCGGCGATGATGGAGGCGCCGCCCGGCATCCGCAGATACATCTCGATGGCGGGACCCATCATCATGCCCATGCCACCCGCAAACAGAAAGACCAGGGGGACGGCGAAGGGGCTGCGATGCGCGCCGGTGTACTGCACCGCAAAGAGCAGGGCAAAGGAACCGATCATCAGGATGAAGGGATGTTCATAGGCAAACGGCGAATGCATGCCGTAAATGGACGCTATGGTTGAAACGACAAGCGTGGCCGCAAGCAGTGCATAGGTCTTACCCATCAGCGTGCCGATGGCTGTGCCGCTGCCCGACCCGGGCGGATTCATGCTGTCCGGAAATTGGTAAGGGTTCTGGTCCTGATTCATGTCTGACTCCTGTGAATGATCACGCCGCTAGCATAACGTAAATTACGTTTTCTCGCCTCTTTCCGAGGAATGGGGACGCCGGAGGAAAAAAGCAATACCTGGGCAAAGCGGCCGGGCAAACAATGAGATGCTGCGTTTTCAGCAAAGTTCCCCAGGCACGGGCGCTTGCCCTAGGCGAGACAGGCATTTACCCTGCATCTTTTCGCCGGGTCCCGGACGAGGTTTTGCATGCGCGCATTGATTTTTGATACAGAAACGACGGGTCGGGTGGAGCCTGAGCTGATCGAGGCCGCCTGGCTGGCGGTAAGCGATCTGCGGACGCTGGAGGTCGAGGAGCAGTTCGTGCAGCGTTATCGGCCGGCCAAGCCCATCGAGATGGGAGCCTTGGCGGTGCACCATATTCTTGAGGAGGACCTCCTCGAGAGCCCGCCCGCCAGCAGTTTTCGCCTGCCCGAGGACACCGGGTACCTGGTCGGTCACAGTATAGATTACGACTGGGGTGTGATCGGCAAGCCCGACGTTAAACGCATCTGCACCTATGCCATGACCCGCAAACTCTGGCCCGAGGTGGACAGCCATTCCCAGTCGGCATTGATGTACCACTTCAGCAAGGATAAGAGAAAGACCCGGGACAACCTCAAAAATGCCCACTCGGCACTGGCCGACGTGAAGTTCTGCCGGATTCTGCTGAACAAGGTCATCCTCTCGGTACGGCCCAATTCCTGGGAAGATTTATGGGAGTTCAGCGAGCGCGCCAGGATTCCCGAAACCATGCCCTTCGGCAAGCACAAGGGTGTGAAGATAGCCGACCTGCCCGATGATTACCGGCGCTGGGCTCTGAACAACCTTACCGATATGGATATCTACCTGCGCAAGGCGCTGGAAGCCTGAGCTTCGGCAACCTTGTTCAACAGCAGGGTGCCGGTTTCCCAGCCGCTGTGACCGGCGGCGATGAGCCCGTCTTCGTGGCCGGCCATCCGGATGAGCAGCGGTAAGTGTGTCTTTCCGGCAAGATCGGATACGGCCAGGGCCATGGCGGGGGTGCCGTATTCCGCATCCGGGGGAGTGGCCGCCAATCCCAGAGCTGCCGCCTGTCGCCAGAGCTGCGGATGGTGGATATGAAAAACCCAGCAAATATCAGGATGGGCGTCATAACAGGCGGCATGGCTGAGGGCCTCCGAGGAGGGCGGCTGTGGTCCTTCGGCACAGATTCGGTTATGGACGATGTCCCAGTGGGTGACCTGACAGAAATGTTCCGGCGCCAGCGCCCTGAGGTGAGCAGTCTGGGTGGCGGTGATCAGAAAGCCGCTGCGGCAACGACAGCTCACGTTGCCAAAACCGATACCGCCGTAACGGGCGGGGTCTGCGCCGATCAGTCCATGGGCGTGCAGGACATCGCGCCAATGGCTGAGGGTGGCCCGGAGTGCGCAGGCGATGACCGGCCCCGCCTGCCAGTCCAGTTGAAATTTGATCACGCCTTCCTGAGTCATATCCCGCCTCAATGCCTGACGAAAATGCGGTGTAACAGCCGGTACCAGCCCGGCACCCTCCTTGGCCGGTGTGCTTTTGCCTCCGGGGGACGGCGCGGGGGCAGGGGGACATTCAGTGGATAGATATCCACCAGTGTTGCGCCCCAACTGCTGCGATCGTTGGCGAGATGAAAACCCCGGACCACCGGCTCGCGCCGGAGAATGGCATGTACCGTTTCGCGCAGCACGCCTTTGCCTTTACCGTGGATGATACGGATTTTCGTGATATGCCTGGTCCGACAGGCATGAAGATATTCGCGGATCAGGTCGGGCACTTCCTGGGGGCGAAAGGAATGCAGGTCGAGGACTCCGTCGATGGGTGCCTGTACGGGATGCGTATTCGGCTCGGGGGTTGTCACCGGTTCGCACCTTCAGCGCGCGGTATCTGGGCCGGGATGCCAGCCATCAGAGTAAAACCCGCTCGATACCCCCCTGGTGCGCGGCATCGATAAAACCTTGCTGCCACTGGGGGCCAAGTATCTTGCGCGCAAGTTCCACGACGATGTAGTCGGTGTCGAGACCCGTATCTTCACGGTAGCGTTCCAGACCCTGCTGGCAGGCTGGGCAACTGGTGAGCAGTCTGACGTTGCCGTCCTTGGCCCGTGCGCCTCCGGTGAGTTGCAGGATGCCCTCCTTGAGGATCTCTTCCTTGCGGAAACGGAGCTGGGTGGCGATGTCCGGGCGACTGCTGGCCAGAGTGCCCGCCTCACCACAGCAACGCGCGGAGTCCAGCACCTGCTGCCCGAGTAATTGCGACGCCACGGCCTGGGGTTTGTGGGTTTTCATGGGACTGTGGCAGGGATCGTGGTAGAGATACTGGACGCCCTCCACACCATCGAGGGCGACGCCCTTTTCCATCAGGTACTCGTGAATGTCCAGCAGGCGGCAGCCGGGGAAAATCTGCTGAAACTGATACTGCAGAAGTTGATCCATGCAGGTGCCACAGGACAGAATCACGGTCTTGATATCCAGGTAGTTCAGCGTGTTCGCTACACGATGAAAGAGCACCTGATTGCGCACGGAGACTTCCTGGCCTTTGTCTTCCTGGCCACCGGCCGTCTGCGGATAGCCACAGCAGAGATAGCCGGGTGGCAATACGGTCTGCGCACCGACGTGGTGCAACATGGCCAGCGTAGCCAGGCCGATATCGCTGAAGAGCCTCTCGCTGCCACAACCAGGAAAGTAGAATACCGCATCGCTGTCCTCCGTCACTTTGGTGCTGTCCCGGATGATGGGGACGGTTTTATCGTCGACGATGGCGAGGAGCTGGCGCATGGTCCGCGCGCCCATGTCCGCAGGCAGTGGTTTGCGCAGGAAGTGGATGACTTCGGCGCGCAACGGGGCCTTGCCGGTGGTGGCCGGCGGTGGTCCCTTGGGTAGCAGTGGCTTGAAGATTCTGTGGGCGAGTGCCTGCGCTTTATAGGCGGTTTGCAGCACACCTTGCCGTATCAAATGAACCCTGCGTGGTTCCGTGGAGTTGAGGTAGAGCATGGCCAGACGTGTGCCCATATTGAACGATTTTTCTCCGCGAGCACGGAGAATGTTGCGCATCTGAATGGAGACCTTGCCAAAATCGATATCCACTGGGCAGGGGGTCTCACATTTGTGGCAGGTGGTACAGTGGTCTGCCACGTCGTTGAGGGCTGCAAAATGCTGCTGGGATACTCCCCGCCGGGTCTGTTCCTCGTAAAGGAAGGCCTCGATGAGCAGACCGGTCGCGAGGATTTTGTTGCGTGGCGAATAAAGCAGGTTGGCGCGGGGGATATGGGTCATGCAGACCGGCTTGCACTTGCCG
This sequence is a window from Acidithiobacillus ferridurans. Protein-coding genes within it:
- a CDS encoding Smr/MutS family protein; amino-acid sequence: MTTPEPNTHPVQAPIDGVLDLHSFRPQEVPDLIREYLHACRTRHITKIRIIHGKGKGVLRETVHAILRREPVVRGFHLANDRSSWGATLVDIYPLNVPLPPRRPPEAKAHRPRRVPGWYRLLHRIFVRH